In Ureibacillus thermophilus, the genomic stretch CTTCCGGCGATTATGGAGCCGACCTGATTTTAGAAGATCGGGAAAATACGATTGCCGTACAGGCGAAAAGGTATTCCGGTACAGTAGGCGTCAAAGCCGTTCAAGAAGTAATAGGAGCTTTAAAAATGTATGATGCGACAGAAGCATGGGTTGTGACAAACAGCTACTTTACAAAACAAGCACAAAAACTTGCGGAATCCAACGATGTATACTTAATCGACCGGGATGAATTAATTGAAATTATTTTAGATTCCAAATAATGGGTGTTCATCTTATTGATGACACCCTATTTTATTATCATTTATATTACTAAATTTTCAATTATCTTCTTCTAAAAAAGATTAGCACTATGGAAATATTCGTAATGGACGATTGATTTCACACACTTTCAAAGAAAATTTCAAGAATTCTTCAATCTAAAAAAGATATTAATATTTTTGTAAAAAATTCTTAAAAATAATAATTCTAATTTAGTAGACATTTTAATTTATACATGTTATATTATGAATCAAGCAAGAACAAATGAGGAGGGTTAAAAGATGACAAACAATCTTAATAAACGCCAACAATTTACAAAAGCAAACGGTGCTCCAGTAATCAGCAATCACGATTCCATGACAGCTGGCAAAAGAGGTCCGGTTTTATTACAAGACGTATGGTTAATAGAAAAACTTGCAAACTTCAACCGCGAAGTGATTCCAGAACGACGCATGCACGCTAAAGGTTCCGGAGCACACGGTGTATTTACAGTGACGAATGACATTACAAAATATACGAAAGCCAAAATGTTCTCACAAGTTGGGAAAAAGACTCCGCTATTCATCCGTTTCTCAACAGTAGCTGGTGAACGAGGCTATGCGGATGCAGTTCGCGATATTCGCGGATTTGCCATTAAATTCTATACAGAAGAAGGAAACTGGGACTTAGTCGGCAACAACACACCTGTATTCTTCTTCCGTGATCCATTGCACTTCACAGACTTGAACCACGTGGTAAAACGCGATCCACGTACAAATATGCACAATCCAAATAGCAACTGGGATTTCTGGACATTGCTTCCTGAAGCATTGCACCAAATTACCATTACAATGTCTGACCGAGGCATTCCAGCAAGCTACCGTCATATGCACGGTTTCGGTTCACATACGTACAGCTTTATTAACGAAGATAACGAACGTGTGTGGGTGAAATTCCACTTCATTACACAACAAGGCATTAAAAACTTAACAGACCAAGAAGCAGCTGAAGTAAGAGGTAAAGACCCAGATTCACACCAACGCGATCTTTATAACGCCATTGAAAACGGCGACTATCCAAAATGGAAAATGTACATCCAAGTGATGACAGAAGAACAAGCAAAAGAAATGCCATATAACCCATTTGACTTAACAAAAGTATGGTATAAAAAAGACTTCCCACTTATTGAAGTTGGTGAAATCGAACTTAATAAAAACCCTGATAACTACTTTGCAGAAGTAGAACAAGCTGCATTCTCGCCATCCAACATCGTGCCTGGCATCGGCTATTCGCCAGACCGCATGCTTCAAGCCCGTATTTTCGCATATGCGGACGCGCAACGTTACCGCTTAGGTGTAAACCATTATTTGCTACCAATTAATGCACCTAAATGTCCATTCCGCTCATTCCACCGCGATGGAGCAATGCGTTTCGATGGCAACTTAGGAAGTACATTAAGCTATGAACCAAATAGCTACGGCGAATGGCAGCATAACCTAGATTTAAAAGAGCCGCCATTAGCGCTTGAAGGCGATGCAGATATTTATGACTTCCGAGAAGACGACAACAACTACTTTGAACAACCTGGTAAACTGTTCCGTTTAATGACGGCTGAAGAACAACAACGCCTATTCGAAAACACTGCCCGCAATATGGAAGGGGTTGAAGAATTTATTAAACGCCGCCACATCTTGCACTGCTACTTAGCAGATCCTGCTTATGGTGAAGGTGTTGCCAAAGCTTTAGGTTTATCATTAGACGGTATGGATTTATCAAACCCATATGTTAAATAAAATTGACTTGGCTGTTCCAAGAACCTATTCTTAATCGCTTACACATCTACTATTTATTGATACTCAAAACCTGCTTTGCCTTTCATATGGTAAAGCAGGTTTTTTCTTTTCACTATTTCTGCTATCTTTAAATTAAATATAAAGAAAAAGAGGTTTGGACAATCTAAAAAATCATCATTTTCTCCAAAGAGAAAATGATGATTTTTTGATATGTTATTAAAAATTGATTTCCGTTCTGGGGACGCTTTCCGCGGGCCCGGCTAGACTCTCCTCTGAGTCATCCCTTCGCTCCTCGTGGTCTCGAGAGGGCTCGTCGCAGGAAAGCTTTGAATTTACTTCTTTGAACTTGCTCCGCTTTGCGACTAAGCGTGCGCGACAGGAACTCGCCCCGTCACTCCAATCAATTTTTTATCAAAACTCTTTCAGCTACCGCTATAATTTTTGGTTTATGTCCCAGCCTTTTTATATATTTATTGGCTAACCACGGATTCATTTTCTAAAATGCTCATGAATTCTTCGCCGCTGATTGTTTCTTTTTCTAGCAAATACGCAGCTAATTCGTGAAGCTTGTCGATGTTTTCTGTAAGAATTTGGCGCGCTTTTTCATGGGCACTTTCTATAATGTTTTGCACTTCTTCATCGATTTTGGCTGCCGTTTCATCGGAACAGATGAGGGAACTATCCCCGCCTAAATATACATTGGACACTGTTTCAAGTCCCATCATGCCAAAATGCTCGCTCATGCCATAGCGGGTCACCATCGCCCTCGCCAATTTTGTCGCTTGTTCAATATCGTTGGCAGCACCTGAAGTAACAGATTGGAAAACAATTTCTTCCGCCGTTCTTCCGCCAGTCAATGTCACAATTTTGTTAAAAAGCTCTTCTTTTGAAAGCAAATAACGTTCTTCTTCTTCCACTTGCATTGTATAGCCTAAAGCTCCAGAAGTGCGCGGAATAATGGTGATTTTTTGCACCGGAGCAGAATGTGACTGTTTCGCTGCAACAATGGCATGTCCAATTTCGTGGTAAGCCACAATTTTCTTCTCTTGCGGAGACAGAATTTTACTTTTTCGTCTATATCCTGCAATGGTGATTTCCACTGCTTCTTCAAGGTCTTCTTGAATGACTTTCGTACGTCCCATTCTCACTGCTCTTAAAGCGGCTTCGTTGACGATATTTGCAAGATCAGCTCCTGATGCCCCCGGTGTTGCTTTGGCAATAGCCGCAACATCAATATTGTCGTCTTTGGCCACCTTTTTCAAATGAACATTTAAGATGGCTTCCCTTCCATTTAAATCAGGCAGTTCAAGGGGAATGCGCCGGTCGAATCTTCCAGGACGCAAAAGGGCTTGGTCCAACACTTCAGGACGGTTCGTTGCTGCTAAAATCACCACGCCTTTGCTCGAATCAAAACCATCCATTTCATATAACAATTGATTTAAAGTTTGTTCCCGTTCATCATTTCCTTGGGTTAAATTAACGCCCCGTTTTTTCCCGATAGCATCAATTTCATCAATAAACACAATGCATGGCGCTTTTTCTTGGGCTTGCTTAAACAAATCACGGACGCGAGCAGCCCCCATTCCCACAAACATTTCAACAAACTCGGAACCGGAAATGGTAAAGAACGGCACTTTCGCTTCCCCAGCAACCGCTTTGGCAATCAATGTTTTCCCCGTTCCTGGAGGTCCAACCAACAAAACCCCTTTTGGAAGTTTTGCTCCCACTTGCCGGTATTTTTCAGGATTATGCAAAAAGTCTACAATTTCTTTTAAGGCTTCTTTTGCCTCATCTTGCCCTGCTACATCATTAAAACTTTTTCCTGTTTCAGATTCCACATAGATTTTTGCATTGGATTTACCAAAGGTTAATACATCCGCCCTCGATTGGCGAAGTCCCCGTGTTAAGAAACTTCCAAGGAGCAAAATAATCAAAAATGGAACAATCCATAATAAAATGAATCGAATTAAAGGCGAAAATTCATTTGGAATGGTTTTTGTAAACGGTACATTGGCTTCATATAGCCGGTCCACTAATTTTGCATCTTCAACCACACCTGTTTTATAAATGACATCTTTATTGTCTTTTTCCGTGAATGTAATGGCATCATCTTGAATCGTTACGTTTTTCACTTTCCCGTCTTCAACCATTTGAAGGAAAGAGCCATAGTCCACTTCTTCTACTTTTTGCTTCTGAATGCCCGGAAAAATGAGGGCATTTAATAACACAATCGCCATTAAGATAAAAAAATAGTATGTTAGAGAACGATTTTGAGGTTGCTTTTCTTTCATAGCAGCTCACATCCTTTTTTTTTTCTATACTATTAGTTTACAAATGTTTACACTTAATAGCGAAACAGTTTTTGAACTTTTATTTAACCTTCACTTACCCAAAAAGTAGATTCGATAAATAAATTACAATGGTCACAGTAATGCAGCTGACAATGGTTGAGAATAATACGGTTTGAGCTGCTGTGTTAGACTCCACATCATATTCCAAAGCAAGGCTGGAACTGTTGCGGGAAGTTGGAAAGGAGCTTGCAATTAATAAAGATTTGGCCACAACGCCATCGATGCCAAGAAGATAAATAACTAGAAGCGCAATGGCTGGCCCTACCACGAGGCGCATAAAACAGCTTGTAATAATGGTTTTATTGAGCATTGTGCGCATTTCAAGCTGAGACAACTGCGCTCCGAGAGTAATTAACGCAACGGCAACAAACCCATCCGCCACATGGTCTAATGGAATTCGGAAGGTTTGCGGAATTTCAAAGTCTGCTACATTTAAAATGATGCCAAGCGTCAATGCATGGACAATCGGCATCTTTAAAAAGTCTTTTACAATTTCTAATCCCGATTTGGTTGCAGAGATTAAATTGTACAACCCGTAAGTATAAGTCGTCATATTTTGAAAGATTACGAGAATCACTTGAATGGCAACGCCAATGGGCTGCTGGGCAAACACCATTTGCGCCACCGGAATGCCATAGTTCCCGGAGTTAATGAGCACGATACTATTTTTAAACACTGCAGATTCAGAACGATTAAGCCCAAGCAGTTTCGCCACATAATGACTCATCATCATTTGACTGCCAATAAATAAAACAATAAAACCTGCCACTTGGGCAAGTACTGACATGCTGATAGACGTTTCATATATATTGACAAACACCGCTGCTGGCATGAAACAGTATGTAACAAGCTGAGACAACGCTTTTAAGTTAAAATGAAATTTCTTTTGTAAGATAGCTCCTACTACAAGAAGAACAAGAATCGGCGCTACGATTTGGAAAAATATCATCGATAGGTATTGCATATTTGCGACCTCTCTTAAAATAATGAATGCTCTATTAGATTGATAAAGGATAATATTACATTATACTAAAGAATCCATCAAAAAGGAAAAATCCAATTAAAGTCTTTACATTTCTTCCTTGAACAGTTTAATTTAGAAATAGTACCTCATTTTGGAATTATCTAATGAAGTGACTTTAGGGGGAAGCGAAGAATGATCAAATTCGATGAACAACTCTTTCTGCAAACGAAAGGACAAATAGG encodes the following:
- a CDS encoding catalase; this encodes MTNNLNKRQQFTKANGAPVISNHDSMTAGKRGPVLLQDVWLIEKLANFNREVIPERRMHAKGSGAHGVFTVTNDITKYTKAKMFSQVGKKTPLFIRFSTVAGERGYADAVRDIRGFAIKFYTEEGNWDLVGNNTPVFFFRDPLHFTDLNHVVKRDPRTNMHNPNSNWDFWTLLPEALHQITITMSDRGIPASYRHMHGFGSHTYSFINEDNERVWVKFHFITQQGIKNLTDQEAAEVRGKDPDSHQRDLYNAIENGDYPKWKMYIQVMTEEQAKEMPYNPFDLTKVWYKKDFPLIEVGEIELNKNPDNYFAEVEQAAFSPSNIVPGIGYSPDRMLQARIFAYADAQRYRLGVNHYLLPINAPKCPFRSFHRDGAMRFDGNLGSTLSYEPNSYGEWQHNLDLKEPPLALEGDADIYDFREDDNNYFEQPGKLFRLMTAEEQQRLFENTARNMEGVEEFIKRRHILHCYLADPAYGEGVAKALGLSLDGMDLSNPYVK
- the ftsH gene encoding ATP-dependent zinc metalloprotease FtsH encodes the protein MKEKQPQNRSLTYYFFILMAIVLLNALIFPGIQKQKVEEVDYGSFLQMVEDGKVKNVTIQDDAITFTEKDNKDVIYKTGVVEDAKLVDRLYEANVPFTKTIPNEFSPLIRFILLWIVPFLIILLLGSFLTRGLRQSRADVLTFGKSNAKIYVESETGKSFNDVAGQDEAKEALKEIVDFLHNPEKYRQVGAKLPKGVLLVGPPGTGKTLIAKAVAGEAKVPFFTISGSEFVEMFVGMGAARVRDLFKQAQEKAPCIVFIDEIDAIGKKRGVNLTQGNDEREQTLNQLLYEMDGFDSSKGVVILAATNRPEVLDQALLRPGRFDRRIPLELPDLNGREAILNVHLKKVAKDDNIDVAAIAKATPGASGADLANIVNEAALRAVRMGRTKVIQEDLEEAVEITIAGYRRKSKILSPQEKKIVAYHEIGHAIVAAKQSHSAPVQKITIIPRTSGALGYTMQVEEEERYLLSKEELFNKIVTLTGGRTAEEIVFQSVTSGAANDIEQATKLARAMVTRYGMSEHFGMMGLETVSNVYLGGDSSLICSDETAAKIDEEVQNIIESAHEKARQILTENIDKLHELAAYLLEKETISGEEFMSILENESVVSQ
- a CDS encoding AEC family transporter, with the translated sequence MQYLSMIFFQIVAPILVLLVVGAILQKKFHFNLKALSQLVTYCFMPAAVFVNIYETSISMSVLAQVAGFIVLFIGSQMMMSHYVAKLLGLNRSESAVFKNSIVLINSGNYGIPVAQMVFAQQPIGVAIQVILVIFQNMTTYTYGLYNLISATKSGLEIVKDFLKMPIVHALTLGIILNVADFEIPQTFRIPLDHVADGFVAVALITLGAQLSQLEMRTMLNKTIITSCFMRLVVGPAIALLVIYLLGIDGVVAKSLLIASSFPTSRNSSSLALEYDVESNTAAQTVLFSTIVSCITVTIVIYLSNLLFG